The Streptomyces europaeiscabiei genome window below encodes:
- a CDS encoding YccF domain-containing protein, with amino-acid sequence MKTILNIIWLILSGFWLFLGYLFAGLLLCITIIGIPFGIASFRIGVYALWPFGYSAVERRDAGAPSCLGNILWLVLAGWWLALTHIFTGLVLCVTIIGIPFGIANFKLVPVSLMPLGREIVRSDQPFAQQRR; translated from the coding sequence GTGAAGACCATTCTGAACATCATCTGGCTGATCCTCAGCGGCTTCTGGCTCTTCCTCGGCTACCTGTTCGCAGGCTTGCTTCTGTGCATCACGATCATCGGTATCCCGTTCGGCATCGCCTCGTTCCGCATCGGCGTCTACGCCCTGTGGCCCTTCGGGTACAGCGCCGTCGAGCGCCGTGACGCGGGCGCCCCCTCCTGCCTCGGCAACATCCTGTGGTTGGTCCTGGCGGGCTGGTGGCTGGCTCTGACGCACATCTTCACGGGCCTCGTGCTCTGCGTCACGATCATCGGTATCCCCTTCGGCATCGCCAACTTCAAGCTCGTCCCGGTCTCGCTGATGCCCCTGGGCCGCGAGATCGTCCGCTCGGACCAGCCGTTCGCCCAGCAGCGCCGGTAG
- a CDS encoding APC family permease: MTQAGSEARLRRTLGVGDAVVVGLGSMLGAGIFAALGPAARAAGSGLLLGLAVAAVVAYCNAMSSARLAAVYPASGGTYVYGRERLGDFWGYLAGWSFVVGKTASCAAMALTVGAYVWPGQAHAVAVAAVVALTAVNYGGVQKSAWLTRAIVAVVLAVLAAVVVVCLGSGEADAGRLGGGASGGAGGVLQAAGLLFFAFAGYARIATLGEEVRDPARTIPRAIPLALGIALVVYAAVAVAVLSVLGSGGLGRAPAPLADAVRAAGVPGLVPVVRVGAAVAALGSLLALILGVSRTTLAMARDRHLPGALAAVHPRFRVPHRAELAVGAVVAVLAATVDVRGAIGFSSFGVLAYYAVANASAWTLSSAPVSRVVPVVGLVGCAVLAFALPVLSLGVGAAVLGVGAAAYGVRRWWAGRSG, translated from the coding sequence ATGACACAGGCCGGATCGGAGGCCCGGTTGCGCCGCACGCTCGGGGTCGGGGACGCGGTGGTCGTCGGGCTCGGGTCGATGCTCGGCGCGGGGATCTTCGCCGCGCTGGGCCCGGCCGCGCGCGCGGCCGGGTCGGGACTGCTGCTCGGGCTCGCGGTCGCCGCCGTGGTGGCGTACTGCAACGCGATGTCGTCGGCGCGTCTGGCGGCCGTGTATCCGGCCTCGGGCGGCACCTATGTCTACGGGCGTGAGCGGCTCGGCGACTTCTGGGGGTATCTGGCCGGCTGGTCGTTCGTCGTCGGCAAGACCGCCTCGTGCGCGGCGATGGCGCTCACCGTGGGGGCGTACGTGTGGCCGGGGCAGGCGCACGCCGTGGCGGTGGCGGCCGTGGTGGCGCTGACCGCCGTGAACTACGGCGGCGTCCAGAAGTCGGCGTGGCTGACGCGGGCGATCGTGGCCGTGGTGCTGGCGGTCCTCGCCGCCGTGGTGGTCGTGTGCCTGGGGTCCGGGGAGGCGGACGCCGGGCGGCTGGGCGGCGGGGCGTCGGGGGGCGCGGGCGGGGTGCTGCAGGCGGCCGGGCTGCTGTTCTTCGCGTTCGCGGGGTACGCGCGGATCGCCACCCTGGGCGAGGAGGTACGGGATCCGGCGCGCACCATCCCGCGCGCGATCCCGCTCGCGCTGGGTATCGCGCTGGTCGTGTACGCGGCCGTCGCCGTCGCGGTTCTCTCGGTGCTGGGCTCCGGGGGGCTGGGGCGGGCCCCGGCTCCGCTGGCCGACGCGGTGCGGGCGGCCGGGGTGCCGGGGCTGGTGCCCGTGGTGCGGGTGGGGGCCGCCGTGGCCGCGCTCGGGTCACTCCTGGCGCTCATCCTGGGCGTCTCCCGCACCACGCTCGCCATGGCCCGGGACCGGCATCTCCCCGGCGCTCTGGCCGCCGTGCACCCTCGCTTCCGGGTGCCGCACCGGGCGGAGCTGGCTGTAGGTGCCGTGGTCGCCGTGCTGGCCGCCACCGTCGACGTCCGGGGCGCGATCGGGTTCTCCTCCTTCGGGGTCCTCGCGTACTACGCGGTCGCCAACGCGTCCGCCTGGACGCTGAGTTCCGCGCCCGTGTCCCGAGTGGTGCCGGTGGTCGGGCTCGTCGGGTGCGCTGTCCTGGCGTTCGCGCTGCCCGTGCTGTCGTTGGGCGTGGGCGCCGCTGTGCTGGGCGTGGGGGCGGCGGCGTACGGCGTACGGCGGTGGTGGGCGGGCCGGAGCGGTTGA
- a CDS encoding GlsB/YeaQ/YmgE family stress response membrane protein has translation MSIIGWIFLGLLAGAIAKFLLPGRDPGGFIGTTLIGVAGAFIGGWISARWLDHPISENFYDGATWAAAIGGSLVLLIAYRLLFGHSRR, from the coding sequence ATGAGCATCATCGGCTGGATCTTTCTGGGGCTGTTGGCCGGAGCCATCGCCAAATTCCTGCTGCCGGGCCGGGATCCGGGCGGCTTCATCGGCACGACCCTCATCGGCGTCGCAGGCGCCTTCATCGGCGGCTGGATCTCCGCCCGCTGGCTGGACCACCCGATCTCCGAGAACTTCTACGACGGCGCCACCTGGGCGGCCGCGATCGGCGGCTCCCTGGTCCTGCTGATCGCCTACCGCCTCCTGTTCGGCCACTCCCGCCGCTGA
- a CDS encoding YajQ family cyclic di-GMP-binding protein: MADSSFDIVSKVERQEVDNALNQTAKEISQRYDFKGVGASISWSGEKILMEANSEDRVKAVLDVFQSKLIKRGISLKSLDAGEPQLSGKEYKLFASIEEGISQENAKKVAKIIRDEGPKGIKAQVQGDELRVSSKSRDDLQTVIALLKGQDFDFAVQFVNYR; encoded by the coding sequence ATGGCCGACTCCAGTTTCGACATCGTCTCGAAGGTCGAGCGGCAGGAGGTCGACAACGCCCTCAACCAGACCGCCAAGGAGATCTCGCAGCGCTACGACTTCAAGGGCGTCGGCGCCTCGATCTCGTGGTCCGGCGAGAAGATCCTGATGGAGGCGAACTCCGAGGACCGGGTGAAGGCCGTCCTCGACGTCTTCCAGTCCAAGCTGATCAAGCGCGGGATCTCCCTGAAGTCGCTGGACGCGGGTGAGCCCCAGCTGTCCGGCAAGGAGTACAAGCTCTTCGCGTCGATCGAGGAGGGCATCTCCCAGGAGAACGCCAAGAAGGTGGCGAAGATCATTCGTGACGAGGGCCCCAAGGGGATCAAGGCCCAGGTCCAGGGCGACGAGCTGCGCGTCAGCTCCAAGAGCCGCGACGACCTGCAGACCGTGATCGCCCTGCTCAAGGGGCAGGACTTCGACTTCGCGGTGCAGTTCGTCAACTACCGGTGA